The DNA sequence TTCCTAAACACCAGAGAGAAAGAATTGATGTTCTTTATAAAGGTGAAAAGGCATTTAGAGATACTTCAGGATACAATTTATTATATTCCAAAACAGCTATCGGATCTGGTGGACTTTGGGGGAAAGGATACCGTGAAGGATCTGTTACCCAGGGAAAATTTGTACCCGAGCAGGAAACGGATTATATATTTTGTACAGTAGGAGAAGAGTGGGGCTTTTTAGGAAGTGCAATTCTTATCTTATGCTACATGGTTTATATCGGAAGGATATACTATCTCGCAGAAAGGCAGAAGTCTACTTTTAACCGGGTCTTCGGATATTGTTTTGCCTCGATTCTTCTGATGCACTTTTCGATCAATTTAGGGATGGTTATGGGGCTTTTCCCTACGGTTGGGATTCCTCTTCCGTATTTCAGTTATGGAGGAAGTTCTCTGTTGGCATTCTCTATGATGACTTTTATTTTCTTTAAACTTAATTATTCGGATAAAAACAGCTTGGTGTAATGGTCTTTTAAGATCAAAAAAATCAACGGTTAAAAGCTGAAATTTTTATTCTTAATTTAAAATCCGCCTATGGGTGGAGTATATTGCCATTGATAAATCATGAAAATATGAAAGAAGCTTATTTCCTGGATCAGGATTTTGAAAACACAGACTTTTCTCAGCTGGAAAAAGGAGAGTATGAAAACTGTACTTTCCGCAACTGTAATTTTGAATATGCAAACCTTTCCGGATTCAGCTTTACAGACTGCGAATTTATAGAATGTAACCTCAGCATGGCAAAGCTTATGAGAACAGCTTTTCATAGTGTGATTTTCAAAGAATGTAAAATGTTTGGCCTTCAGTTTAATGATTGTAATGCTTTCGGTTTATCTTTTACATTTGATGGATGTGCTTTGAATAATTCAGTTTTTTACCAGACCTCCATTAAGAAAACGATTTTTAAAAATTCGAGGTTAATTGAGGTAGACTTTACTGAATGTGATGCATCAAATGCTGTCTTTAATAACTGTGATCTGTCAGGCGCTGTTTTCGATACTACAAACCTTGAAAAAGCAGATTTTAGAACTTCTGTCAACTATTCAATAGATCCGGCTTTAAACAAGCTTAAAAAGGCCAAATTTTCACTTTCTGAAATATATGGGTTATTGTACAAACTGGATATTGAAATCGATAAGAACAGTTAATATCTTCATCGTGTCCTAATTGCTTATAAAAATATCTATATTGAATCAATAGGAGCGGGTTTTAATCCGCTTTTCTCTTTTAATGTACATTCTTCACTACCACAAGCTGAAACTTAGTGCAAATAGGATAAATAAAAAAGCCATCAGAATTCTGATGGCTTCATTATTTAAATCAATTATTTATAAAATTAAAAATTTGCTGGTGTAGCGGGAGTGATTGCTGCTAAGTTATTGTAAGCTTCTCCTTCCTCATTGATCACTCTTTTAGCGAATCTGAACTTAGGTCCCCAATAAGAATCATTCAGTGAAGAAATCATTACTCCTTTTGATGTTGCTGCGTGGATAAACTTGATCTCACCCTCTTCAGTAACACTTTCTACAATACCTACGTGAGAAATTCTTCTTCCGTGAGAAAAGAAAATCAAATCTCCTTTCTGTAGATCTCCTTTTTCAATTCTTTCTCCTTCCTGAGCCTGAGATGCTGCTACTCTAGGTAAGCTAAGCCCTGCTGCTGCTCCGAATACAGAAAGAACAAAAGCTGAACAATCTATACCGTTTCTTGTAGTTCCTCCGTATCTGTATGGAGTCCCAAGGTATGTTTCAGCTTCTTCAAGGATACCGTCAATGGTTTTATTATGTTTGATTACTTTCGCAATCTCAGAATTCTTAACTGCTTTTTTAGCACTAGCGATAGATGCAGCCTTTTCAGCTAAGAAAGAGTCGATAAGTTTCTGCTTATCCTGCTCCATTCTTTTGTTATCTAAAGAAGCTAGTTTGGCATCTGTTTTGTATTCTTTTGTGTAAGTTGCTGGTTTTGAAACCACATAATTTGTAGCACACGATTGCAATGAAACTGTAGTAACTAAAGCAACTAAATAAAACAAAACTCTTTTCTTCATATATATTTGATTATCCGTGTTAAAAAGGAATATTTATTTTCAAAAGCAATACAAAAGTAAAGATTCCGAGTAAAAGACCCCTGATATGATAATTTTCAGGATCTTACTTTAACACATTTTAACATATTATTTACATATGTTAAAGAAAAATAAACCGCAACGGCCTATTTTTGGTAAGTATGCGGTTTTTTTTATTAAGATTCTTTAACAAACGATATCGATTTTCTTCTATATATCAGGTTTTGCAATTTAAAGTCCTCATTTCCAAGTCTGTTAATAAAACAAAAAAAATTCCCCGGAAAACCGAGGAATTTGAACTAATATGGAACTTTACAGGTGTTATTTTGTGAACAACATTTCTCTGTATTTTGTCATCGGCCATAGCTCATCGTCAACCATCATTTCCAATGCATCAGAAGCTTCTCTGATAGGATCAAATAATGGTTTTACTTTGTTACAATAAGTTTCTGCCTGTTTTTGGCTGTCTGATACGCTTTTTGCGGCTTCTCTGGCTTTGATAAGATCTTCAACACCAAGTTTAATTTTAGAAACATTTTCAGAAATGCTTGTAATTAAACTCATTTGCTCTTTTGCCAAAGATTTGAATTCTTTATCACCAAAGATATCTTTAAGACCTTTTACGTTTTCAATTAACCTGTTCTGGTAATTTAACGCAGAAGGAATGATGTGGTTTCTTGCGATATCACTTAATACTCTTGCTTCAATATCAATAACAGTAGAGTATTTTTCTAATTTAATTTCGTTTCTCGCCTCAACTTCTCTGTGGTTGAAAATTCCCATTTCTTCATACAGATCTAAGAATTTCTTATCCATTTCCTGCTTTAATGCTTCTGGAGTTGTTTTAAGGTTGTTCAATCCTCTTTTCTTAGCTTCTTTCGCCCAGTCATCAGAATATCCGTCACCTTCAAACATAATGTTTTTACACTGCTTGATGTATTCTCTCAATACATTAAAGATCGCTTCGTCTTTCTTAAGACCGGTTTCAATTAAAGCGTCAACTTCTTTTTTGAAATCATTAAGCTGTTTTGCTGCAATGGTGTTCATTACCGTCATAGATTCCGCACAGTTTGCAGAAGAACCTACTGCTCTGATCTCAAATTTATTTCCTGTAAATGCAAATGGAGAAGTTCTGTTTCTATCTGTGTTATCTAACAAGATTTCAGGAATTTTCCCAACTACATTTAATTTTAATTCTGTTTTTTCCTCTGGAGATAATTTTCCGTTGGTTACTTTCTCAAGTTCTTCCAAAACGCTGAACAGCTGACTTCCGATAAATACAGAAATAATTGCTGGTGGAGCTTCATTAGCACCAAGTCTGTGGTCATTACTTGCAGAAGCGATACTTGCTCTTAAAAGGTCTGCATATTCGTGAACCGCTTTGATAGTGTTAACAAAGAATGTTAAGAACTGTAAGTTTTTCTTTGGGTTTCTTCCCGGGCTTAGAAGGTTTTCTCCGGTATCTGTTGCTAAAGACCAGTTATTGTGTTTTCCGCTTCCGTTTACTCCGGCGAATGGCTTTTCGTGGAAAAGGATGTGGAAGTGGTGTTTATGAGCTACTCTTGCCATGATGTCCATCAACAATGAGTTGTGGTCTACAGCAACGTTCACTTCTTCAAACATTGGAGCAAGCTCAAACTGGTTAGGTGCAACCTCGTTGTGTCTTGTTGTTGCAGGAATTCCCAATTTCATACACTCGATTTCCAGCTCTTTCATGAAGTTCATTACCCTTGTAGGAATGGAACCGAAATAATGGTCATCTAACTGTTGTCCTTTTGCAGGAGAATGTCCTAATAATGTCTTACCTGTTAATACAAGGTCCGGACGAGATTGGTATAATGCTGAATCAACAAGGAAATATTCCTGTTCCCAACCCAAAGTAGGAGTTACTTTCGTTACGTTTTTGTCAAAATACTGCATTACATTCGTTGCAGCTTCGTCCACAGCGTTCAAAGCTCTCAAAAGAGGTGCTTTATAATCTAATGTTTCACCTGTATAAGAGATGAAGATAGAAGGAATACATAATGTAGTTCCCATAATGAATGCCGGAGATGTAGGATCCCAAGCTGTATAACCTCTTGCCTCAAAAGTATTTCTGATACCTCCGTTAGGGAATGATGATGCATCAGGTTCCTGCTGGATAAGCATATTTCCGCTGAATCTTTCGATAGCTCTGCCTCCTTCGATAGGAGTGAAGAAAGAATCGTGCTTTTCTGCAGTAGTACCTGTCAAAGGCTGAAACCAGTGAGTGTAGTGTGTTACACCTTTGCTCATTGCCCAGTCTTTCATTGCTACAGCTACCTGGTCTGCAATGTGTCTCTGGATCTTAGTTCCTTTTTTAATAGCATCCATGATAGAACCGAATGCTTCTTTCGTTAAATATTCTCTCATGGTTTCTTCTGAGAAAACATTTTTACAGAATAGCTCTGATAATTTCGCAGGGATTTCAACAGAGTTGTCTTTTCTGAAATCCTTAAATGGAAGGGTTTCTAATGCTTTGAATCTTAAGGTTGACATAATTGGGTTGATTTTTTACAGGGCAAATTTACAAAAAAAATGAATTGAAAATATTTTAACCCCAAAAATTTTAGGGGTGTTTTTAAAATTTACACAAATTAAACAATTGTTTGGGTGTTTTTGATGGGGTGAATTTCTGATTTATGGCTAAAATTTAACATTCGCAGGTTTGGAAAACCAGAGATATTAACTTTAGCTGTACGAAAAGAGAATATACAGTCCGATATAGTAGTGGAATTGTATACCATTAAAATTACAATTATTTTAAACTAGTTCTTGATTTTTTTTCTGAAATAAATAAAAAAATGAAAGAGAAATAGAAAATGAATACAGGAAAGGATTAAAATAATACCATAATAAGTATCAGATAAAACAATAGAGCACGTAAAAATATTCCGGAATAAACCTGCTTGCCTATAGGTTTTAAACAACTTATTAAAAGATAGTTAAAATAAGTTGAGCGGAGATTTTGTATATTTGTGTGAAATTTATTTTATGACAAATTCTAGAGCAAGAGAAACAACGGAGGCTATTGAAAGACTATACATTTCTATGAGACATTTATTTTATAGAGGGTTTTTCAAGCCGGGAGGAGTTTCAGGAGAGAGCATCAGAAGCTTGCTGAAGACAATCAACCCAGAGATTTATGGTACCATGAATATTCCAAGTAAATTGGAACTTGACGGGTTGATGTACGTTTTAGACAGACTTCCGGAAGGAATTGAGGAATGTGCTTTTATTCATCTTACATCAGATGAAGGGTTTGATAAAGGAAGTTTCGAACCTATTGTTCCAAAGAAAAGAAGAAGAAACTGTTATAGAATAGACGAGCACCAGATGAATATTGAAGTTCTTTTGGGACGTTCCGAAATTTATGACATTCTTACCCACCTGACATTCCTGTTTATAGAAGCTGATAAAATCCGTAACCTGGCATTTATCCAGGATGAAAACTGGAAACCGACCCGTGCCTTTAAGATTATCGAAGAGGTTGTGAAAGGTGAAAAAAAATTCAGCAGAAAAGAAAAAGAAGTGGCACTTATTCATCTTTCTTCTTTAATAGGAAGATCTTTTGATGAAACGCTAAGAGCTTACAATACTTTCGGTGATGATCATAATCCTGATCGTTTATTCAAAATTATCTACAACTTAGGAAAAGTAAGTCTTGAAGATGCGAAAAGCAGCAGAGAAAGAGAAATTTATTTCAGTTCTATATTAAAGGAAAGAGTAGGACACCATTATTTTGGTGAAAAATGGGCAAATAAAGTGAAAGAGGTTTTATTTGAAAATGACCTTCATATGAGACCTTTGCACATTATTTCTGCCAATATGCATTCCGTGAAAAATATGCTGTATGCCAATAATGCTCTTAAAAAGAAGCAGCATCACGAGATCGACTATAAACTATATGAAGATATCTCCAACAAAAAAGAACTTCGTGACAAAGTATTAAAGTATGCTTTGGATGAAGGGATGATTCATATTGCTGATAAAAGCGGAAGTAATATAGATGTTCAGATTATAGACCTCAGCAAAACGGATCTGAAGAATACACCGTTTGCAGACAGTAAGTTTACAGGCGATGATGTGATCATGGTCTTCGATTATGCTTTCGGAGAGCAGGCTTTTGAGGTAATGGATGAGCTTTTAAGACCTTTTGAGCACAAAGGGGAAATCTATATGATGAAAGTGAAATCTGTTTCTATTATGGGTAAAGCGGGAATTCTTACAGGAGAAAAAGGAGATATTATGATTCCTACTTCTCATATTTTTGAAGGAACTGCGGATAATTATCCATTTGAGAATGCATTGAAGCTTGAAGACTTCAAAGATGATGAATTAAAAGCTTTTGAAGGTCCGATGATTACGGTTCTAGGAACTTCACTGCAAAACAGAGATATCTTATCCTACTTTATGAATACTTCCTGGAAAGCCATTGGGCTTGAAATGGAAGGTGCACATTATCAGAAAGCGATCCAGGTAGCTTCAAAGATCAGACACCATATTTCACCCGATCTTTTTGTAATGTATGCTTATTATGCATCGGATAACCCGCTGGAAACAGGAAGTACATTATCTTCAGGAGGCTTAGGTCTTACAGGAGTAAAGCCAACATATCTGATTACTTTAAGAATCCTTGAGAAGATTTTAAGAAGTGGAAAGAAAGAAGCTTCGACTAAAAAATAATTACATTTTTAAGATGACTTTTCTTTATAAATTAAGAAATATTTTCATGAGCGTATCTTTTATGCTCATGATTTTTTTTGTATCAAGTTGTAAAAACGTAAAAGAAGAACAAAATTTTCCTTTTTACCAGCAGAAGAATGAAAATAACTGTGGCCCAGCTTGCTTAAAAATGATTTTTGAGTATTATGGAAAAATCTATTCAGAAAAATACTTAGGTGAAATGACTCATGTCAATAGTAATGGAATAAGTATGCTTGAATTATCCGATGCCTCAGAAGAGCTGGGATTTAAACCTATAGGACTAAAGGTTGATTTTCCAAATCTGAGTAAAAATGTAAATTTACCATGTATTGCTTATTGGAAATCTAAGCATTTCGTAGTAGTTTATAGGATAGAAAATTCAAAAGTTTATGTTGCAGATCCAGGAGACACCTTAAAGGTTTATGATAAGAATGAGTTTTGTAATTTGTGGGAGGATCCTCAATATATTGGTGAAAAAACTGGATATATTTTAGAAATTAATAAATAAAACTATGAGCCAAATCTTACAATTATCAAAAAGATTCAGAGAAGTTTTGCTGGATGGTCTCTGGATTGCCAATACCAATTTTAAAGACCAGCTTTCAGATGTGACCTGGGAACAGGCTGTGACAAAGATAGATTCTTTAAATACCATTGCTATGCTCACTTTTCACATTGATTATTACATTGCGGGTATTGTCAATGTTTTTGAAGGAGGAGATCTTGAAATAAAGGATAAATTCAGTTTTGATCTTCCACCCATAGAATCACAGAAGCAATGGGAAGACTTGTTAGGTAAGCTTTGGGTAGATTCTGAAAAATTTGCATCCTTATTGGAACAGATGCCGGATTCCAGACTTGATGAGGTTTTTGTGGATGAAAAATACGGAACCTACCGGAGAAATATCGATGGAATGATTGAGCACAGCTATTATCATCTGGGACAGATTACTTTAATCAAAAAACTCTTGAAAAGCCGATAAAATATCCTTGTCAAGGTTTAAAAAAGAATTTAACAACCCGAATTAAAATTCATCTAAAACCATATTAAACAGAATAAAAATCTCAAAATAACTCCTATTTGAGGGTCTTGTTTAAATTACCTACCTTTAAAAAAAATAAAATTTTAAATGAGAAAATCGGCTGCAATCATTTTTGCGTTTATCATTTCACAATTTCAGGCTCAGCAAGGAGCTTATTATCAGCAGGCTGCGAAGTACAAGATGGATATTGATGTCAATGCTGAAAAATTTACCTATCAGGGAAAACAGACTTTAGAATACACCAACAACTCTCCGGATGAGCTGAATGTAGTGTATTTCCATCTATATTGGAACGCTTTCAAACCTAATTCCATGATGGACCAAAGAGTGGCTTCCCAAGGCAAGAATGGTGATGGAAGGTTGCAGAAAGACGGTATTTCAAGGCTGGCTTCCATTCCAAAAGATCAGGAAGGAGTTCAGAATATCCACTGGATAAAACAAAATGGGAAAGATCTGAAATTTGAAGTTCAGGAAACCATTATGAAAGTTTATCTGGCAGAGCCTATTAAACCAAACTCCACTACTACCTTTACGATGGACTGGGATTCTGTGATTCCTCAGCAGATCAGAAGAAGTGGTAGAAATAACAGGGAAGGAGTAGATATGACGATGACCCAATGGTAT is a window from the Chryseobacterium indologenes genome containing:
- a CDS encoding pentapeptide repeat-containing protein, whose amino-acid sequence is MKEAYFLDQDFENTDFSQLEKGEYENCTFRNCNFEYANLSGFSFTDCEFIECNLSMAKLMRTAFHSVIFKECKMFGLQFNDCNAFGLSFTFDGCALNNSVFYQTSIKKTIFKNSRLIEVDFTECDASNAVFNNCDLSGAVFDTTNLEKADFRTSVNYSIDPALNKLKKAKFSLSEIYGLLYKLDIEIDKNS
- a CDS encoding C40 family peptidase; this encodes MKKRVLFYLVALVTTVSLQSCATNYVVSKPATYTKEYKTDAKLASLDNKRMEQDKQKLIDSFLAEKAASIASAKKAVKNSEIAKVIKHNKTIDGILEEAETYLGTPYRYGGTTRNGIDCSAFVLSVFGAAAGLSLPRVAASQAQEGERIEKGDLQKGDLIFFSHGRRISHVGIVESVTEEGEIKFIHAATSKGVMISSLNDSYWGPKFRFAKRVINEEGEAYNNLAAITPATPANF
- a CDS encoding glutamine synthetase III; translation: MSTLRFKALETLPFKDFRKDNSVEIPAKLSELFCKNVFSEETMREYLTKEAFGSIMDAIKKGTKIQRHIADQVAVAMKDWAMSKGVTHYTHWFQPLTGTTAEKHDSFFTPIEGGRAIERFSGNMLIQQEPDASSFPNGGIRNTFEARGYTAWDPTSPAFIMGTTLCIPSIFISYTGETLDYKAPLLRALNAVDEAATNVMQYFDKNVTKVTPTLGWEQEYFLVDSALYQSRPDLVLTGKTLLGHSPAKGQQLDDHYFGSIPTRVMNFMKELEIECMKLGIPATTRHNEVAPNQFELAPMFEEVNVAVDHNSLLMDIMARVAHKHHFHILFHEKPFAGVNGSGKHNNWSLATDTGENLLSPGRNPKKNLQFLTFFVNTIKAVHEYADLLRASIASASNDHRLGANEAPPAIISVFIGSQLFSVLEELEKVTNGKLSPEEKTELKLNVVGKIPEILLDNTDRNRTSPFAFTGNKFEIRAVGSSANCAESMTVMNTIAAKQLNDFKKEVDALIETGLKKDEAIFNVLREYIKQCKNIMFEGDGYSDDWAKEAKKRGLNNLKTTPEALKQEMDKKFLDLYEEMGIFNHREVEARNEIKLEKYSTVIDIEARVLSDIARNHIIPSALNYQNRLIENVKGLKDIFGDKEFKSLAKEQMSLITSISENVSKIKLGVEDLIKAREAAKSVSDSQKQAETYCNKVKPLFDPIREASDALEMMVDDELWPMTKYREMLFTK
- a CDS encoding DUF6909 family protein — translated: MTNSRARETTEAIERLYISMRHLFYRGFFKPGGVSGESIRSLLKTINPEIYGTMNIPSKLELDGLMYVLDRLPEGIEECAFIHLTSDEGFDKGSFEPIVPKKRRRNCYRIDEHQMNIEVLLGRSEIYDILTHLTFLFIEADKIRNLAFIQDENWKPTRAFKIIEEVVKGEKKFSRKEKEVALIHLSSLIGRSFDETLRAYNTFGDDHNPDRLFKIIYNLGKVSLEDAKSSREREIYFSSILKERVGHHYFGEKWANKVKEVLFENDLHMRPLHIISANMHSVKNMLYANNALKKKQHHEIDYKLYEDISNKKELRDKVLKYALDEGMIHIADKSGSNIDVQIIDLSKTDLKNTPFADSKFTGDDVIMVFDYAFGEQAFEVMDELLRPFEHKGEIYMMKVKSVSIMGKAGILTGEKGDIMIPTSHIFEGTADNYPFENALKLEDFKDDELKAFEGPMITVLGTSLQNRDILSYFMNTSWKAIGLEMEGAHYQKAIQVASKIRHHISPDLFVMYAYYASDNPLETGSTLSSGGLGLTGVKPTYLITLRILEKILRSGKKEASTKK
- a CDS encoding cysteine peptidase family C39 domain-containing protein, with protein sequence MSVSFMLMIFFVSSCKNVKEEQNFPFYQQKNENNCGPACLKMIFEYYGKIYSEKYLGEMTHVNSNGISMLELSDASEELGFKPIGLKVDFPNLSKNVNLPCIAYWKSKHFVVVYRIENSKVYVADPGDTLKVYDKNEFCNLWEDPQYIGEKTGYILEINK
- a CDS encoding DUF1572 domain-containing protein, with product MSQILQLSKRFREVLLDGLWIANTNFKDQLSDVTWEQAVTKIDSLNTIAMLTFHIDYYIAGIVNVFEGGDLEIKDKFSFDLPPIESQKQWEDLLGKLWVDSEKFASLLEQMPDSRLDEVFVDEKYGTYRRNIDGMIEHSYYHLGQITLIKKLLKSR